One genomic segment of Candidatus Eremiobacterota bacterium includes these proteins:
- a CDS encoding DUF4331 family protein, with translation MTSRSGALGGVLAVGALVLTAVLYNAFPVRGSDHQDSPTTVARPAADITDVFVYPAGDNPNNVVLQMDVDPLLTPATTGQAALDPAVLYEFKIAHGNSAGPEDMSIQFQASGAGPSQTINVYGPFAPTATTSSILGPSAGSVAFNSTTAAPLSNGMRVFVGPRADPFFFDLFQFFSFLPDRNYQTAGSAPKAPFSFKFPAPSGQFASCVKGTPNDALSSNSFNVLSIVIEAPKTLIAPPAGSHVIHVWATTSTTTGA, from the coding sequence ATGACATCACGTTCCGGCGCGCTCGGGGGCGTTCTCGCCGTCGGCGCGCTCGTCTTGACGGCGGTTTTGTACAACGCCTTCCCGGTGCGCGGCTCCGATCACCAGGACTCGCCGACGACCGTCGCGCGCCCGGCCGCCGACATCACCGACGTCTTCGTCTATCCGGCCGGCGACAACCCGAACAACGTCGTGCTGCAGATGGACGTCGACCCGCTGCTCACGCCCGCCACCACCGGCCAGGCGGCGCTCGATCCGGCGGTGCTCTACGAGTTCAAGATCGCGCACGGCAACAGCGCCGGCCCCGAAGACATGTCGATCCAGTTCCAAGCCAGCGGCGCCGGGCCGTCGCAAACGATCAACGTCTACGGGCCCTTCGCGCCGACGGCGACGACGTCGTCGATCCTCGGGCCGAGCGCGGGCAGCGTCGCGTTCAACTCGACCACCGCGGCGCCGCTCTCGAACGGGATGCGCGTCTTCGTCGGACCGCGCGCCGACCCGTTCTTCTTCGATCTGTTCCAGTTCTTCTCGTTCTTGCCCGACCGCAACTACCAGACCGCCGGCTCGGCGCCCAAAGCGCCGTTCTCGTTCAAGTTTCCCGCGCCGTCCGGTCAGTTCGCGAGCTGCGTGAAGGGAACGCCGAACGACGCGCTCTCGAGCAACTCGTTCAACGTCCTCTCGATCGTCATCGAAGCCCCCAAGACGCTCATCGCGCCGCCCGCCGGATCGCACGTGATCCACGTGTGGGCGACGACGAGCACCACCACCGGAGCGTAG